AAACACCCAAAAACCCGTTGCTGCTCGAATGACAATGAATCCAAAAGGCAAGTTTGCTAACAAAACTGTGTTAATTACCGGAGCCACATCCGGCATTGGCGAAGGAACTGCCTATGCGTTTGCTAGAGAAGGGGCAAAGGTGATGTTTTGTGGACGACGAGCCAACTTAGGCAAACAGGTTGAATCTCGCATTCGCAATTTTGGCGGCGAGGCAATCTATCAACAAGCAGACGTGAGGCTTGAGACAGAGGTGAAGAGCTTAACCCTCTCATATCACTCTAGGTAAGAAAAAATCTTTCTAAAATTTCAGAACGCTCGCTGTGTATAACTTTCACGCTCTTATTCCTAACACTTTCCTTCGTTTCCCTCTTCTGTCACTTTCTCAGAGGTAAATTCTGAAACCCTTACACAGTGGGAGTTTTCTCTTTTACTCGTTTCAAAATGACAAAAGAGCCAATCCTAGATATAGCAAGGCTTTTAGATTTTTCTCCCGTCAGGGTGACAGAAGAGAGGTTTGTAGCAGCTTTACCACACTCTTTATCTGAAGCAG
The DNA window shown above is from Chroococcidiopsis sp. SAG 2025 and carries:
- a CDS encoding SDR family NAD(P)-dependent oxidoreductase, with product MSELSRRQIIAVGAIGAARAATTIASQAQANTQKPVAARMTMNPKGKFANKTVLITGATSGIGEGTAYAFAREGAKVMFCGRRANLGKQVESRIRNFGGEAIYQQADVRLETEVKSLTLSYHSR